In one window of Mobula hypostoma chromosome 1, sMobHyp1.1, whole genome shotgun sequence DNA:
- the eloca gene encoding elongin C paralog a, whose amino-acid sequence MDGEERTYGGCEGPDAMYVKLISSDGHEFIVKREHALTSGTIKAMLSGPGQFAENETNEVNFREIPSHVLSKVCMYFTYKVRYTNSSTEIPEFPIAPEIALELLMAANFLDC is encoded by the exons ATGG ATGGCGAAGAGAGAACTTATGGAGGCTGCGAAGGCCCAGATGCTATGTATGTGAAGTTGATTTCATCTGATGGTCATGAATTTATTGTGAAAAGAGAACATGCACTGACATCTGGCACTATTAAAGCTATGTTGAGTGGCCCTG gTCAGTTTGCTGAAAATGAAACAAATGAAGTAAATTTTCGTGAGATTCCATCCCATGTGCTGTCAAAAGTATGCATGTATTTTACCTACAAGGTTCGCTACACCAACAGTTCTACAGAGATTCCTGAATTTCCAATTGCCCCAGAGATTGCACTGGAATTGCTGATGGCTGCAAACTTCTTAGATTGTTAG